Proteins co-encoded in one Pseudomonas fluorescens genomic window:
- the acnA gene encoding aconitate hydratase AcnA yields MPSLDSLNSLKTLKVDDKTYHYFSLPDAAKTLGDLDRLPMSLKVLLENLLRWEDEKTVTGADLKALAAWLKERRSDREIQYRPARVLMQDFTGVPAVVDLAAMRAAMAKAGGDPQRINPLSPVDLVIDHSVMVDKFASASAFEQNVDIEMQRNGERYAFLRWGQSAFDNFSVVPPGTGICHQVNLEYLGRTVWTKDEDGRTYAFPDTLVGTDSHTTMINGLGVLGWGVGGIEAEAAMLGQPVSMLIPEVIGFKLTGKLKEGITATDLVLTVTQMLRKKGVVGKFVEFYGDGLADLPLADRATIANMAPEYGATCGFFPVDDVTLDYLRLSGRPPEVVKLVEAYTKAQGLWRLPGQEPVFTDSLALDMGSVEASLAGPKRPQDRVSLPNVGQAFSDFLDLQFKPTSKEEGRLESEGGGGVAVGNADLVGETDYEDDGHTYRLKNGAVVIAAITSCTNTSNPSVMMAAGLLAKKAVEKGLTRKPWVKSSLAPGSKVVTDYYKAAGLTQYLDQLGFSLVGYGCTTCIGNSGPLPEPIEKAIQKADLTVASVLSGNRNFEGRVHPLVKTNWLASPPLVVAYALAGSVRTDISSEPLGNDQQGNPVYLRDIWPSSKEIADAVNQVNTAMFHKEYAEVFAGDEQWQAIEVPQAATYVWQADSTYIQHPPFFDDIAGPLPVIADVEGARVLALLGDSVTTDHISPAGNIKADSPAGRYLREQGVEPRDFNSYGSRRGNHEVMMRGTFANIRIRNEMLGGEEGGNTIYIPTGEKLAIYDAAMRYQASGTPLVVIAGQEYGTGSSRDWAAKGTNLLGVKAVIAESFERIHRSNLVGMGVLPLQFKLDQNRKSLNLTGKETLDIQGLSGVELTPRMNLTLVITRENGHQEKIEVLCRIDTLNEVEYFKSGGILHYVLRQLIAS; encoded by the coding sequence ATGCCGTCCCTCGATAGTCTGAATTCTCTGAAAACCCTGAAAGTCGATGACAAGACTTACCACTATTTCAGCCTGCCGGATGCCGCCAAGACCTTGGGCGATCTCGACAGGCTGCCCATGTCGCTGAAAGTCCTGCTGGAAAACCTGCTGCGCTGGGAAGATGAAAAAACCGTCACCGGCGCCGACCTCAAGGCGCTTGCCGCGTGGCTCAAGGAGCGTCGCTCCGACCGGGAAATCCAGTATCGCCCTGCCCGGGTGCTGATGCAGGATTTTACCGGCGTCCCCGCCGTCGTCGATCTGGCCGCGATGCGCGCCGCCATGGCCAAGGCCGGCGGTGATCCGCAGCGAATCAACCCGCTGTCACCGGTAGATCTGGTGATCGACCACTCGGTGATGGTCGATAAATTCGCCAGCGCCAGCGCTTTCGAACAGAACGTCGACATCGAAATGCAGCGCAACGGCGAACGCTACGCCTTCCTGCGCTGGGGCCAGAGCGCCTTCGACAACTTCAGCGTGGTGCCGCCGGGCACCGGGATCTGCCACCAGGTCAACCTCGAATACCTCGGGCGCACCGTGTGGACCAAGGACGAAGACGGCCGCACTTATGCCTTCCCCGACACGCTGGTCGGCACCGACTCTCACACCACCATGATCAACGGTCTGGGCGTACTCGGCTGGGGTGTCGGCGGGATCGAGGCGGAAGCGGCGATGCTCGGGCAACCGGTGTCGATGCTGATTCCCGAGGTGATCGGTTTCAAACTCACCGGCAAGCTCAAGGAAGGCATTACCGCCACCGACCTGGTGCTGACGGTGACACAGATGCTGCGCAAGAAAGGCGTGGTCGGCAAATTCGTCGAGTTCTACGGCGACGGCCTCGCCGACCTGCCGCTGGCCGACCGCGCGACCATCGCCAACATGGCCCCAGAATATGGCGCGACTTGCGGCTTCTTCCCGGTGGATGACGTGACGCTGGACTACCTGCGCCTGTCCGGCCGTCCGCCGGAAGTGGTGAAACTGGTCGAGGCGTACACCAAAGCTCAGGGCCTGTGGCGCCTGCCCGGTCAGGAACCGGTGTTCACCGACAGCCTGGCGCTGGACATGGGCAGCGTCGAAGCCAGCCTCGCCGGGCCGAAACGCCCGCAGGATCGCGTCTCGCTGCCGAATGTCGGCCAGGCGTTCAGTGACTTCCTCGATTTGCAATTCAAACCCACCAGCAAGGAAGAAGGACGCCTGGAAAGCGAGGGCGGTGGCGGTGTCGCGGTGGGCAATGCCGATCTGGTCGGTGAAACCGATTACGAGGATGATGGCCACACCTATCGCCTGAAAAACGGTGCGGTGGTGATTGCCGCGATCACGTCCTGCACCAATACCTCCAACCCGAGCGTGATGATGGCTGCCGGTCTGCTGGCGAAAAAAGCCGTGGAGAAAGGCCTGACACGCAAGCCGTGGGTGAAGAGTTCATTGGCACCGGGTTCGAAGGTTGTCACCGATTACTACAAAGCCGCCGGGTTGACGCAGTACCTCGATCAGCTCGGGTTTTCACTGGTCGGTTATGGTTGCACCACCTGCATCGGCAACTCCGGACCGCTGCCGGAACCGATCGAAAAAGCCATCCAGAAAGCCGATCTGACCGTGGCGTCGGTGCTGTCCGGCAACCGCAATTTCGAAGGCCGGGTGCATCCGCTGGTAAAAACCAACTGGTTGGCCTCGCCGCCGCTGGTGGTCGCTTACGCCCTGGCGGGCAGTGTGCGCACCGACATCAGCAGCGAACCGCTGGGCAATGACCAGCAGGGCAATCCGGTTTACCTGCGTGACATCTGGCCGAGCAGCAAGGAAATCGCCGACGCGGTGAATCAGGTCAACACAGCGATGTTCCACAAGGAATATGCCGAAGTGTTTGCCGGTGACGAGCAGTGGCAAGCCATCGAAGTGCCACAAGCCGCAACCTACGTCTGGCAGGCGGATTCGACTTACATCCAGCACCCGCCGTTCTTCGACGACATTGCCGGGCCTTTGCCGGTGATCGCCGATGTGGAAGGCGCGCGGGTGCTGGCACTGTTGGGCGATTCGGTGACCACTGACCACATCTCCCCCGCCGGCAACATCAAGGCCGACAGCCCGGCCGGGCGGTACTTGCGCGAGCAAGGTGTCGAACCAAGGGACTTCAACTCCTACGGTTCACGCCGGGGCAACCACGAAGTGATGATGCGCGGCACCTTCGCCAACATCCGTATCCGCAACGAAATGCTCGGCGGCGAAGAAGGTGGCAACACGATCTACATTCCGACCGGCGAAAAACTGGCGATCTACGACGCGGCCATGCGTTATCAGGCCTCGGGCACCCCGCTGGTGGTCATTGCCGGGCAAGAATACGGCACCGGCTCCAGCCGCGACTGGGCGGCCAAGGGCACCAACCTGCTGGGCGTGAAAGCGGTGATCGCCGAAAGCTTCGAGCGGATCCACCGTTCCAACCTGGTGGGCATGGGCGTGCTGCCGTTACAGTTCAAGCTCGATCAGAATCGCAAGAGCCTGAACCTCACCGGCAAGGAAACCCTGGATATTCAGGGTCTGAGCGGTGTCGAGCTGACGCCACGGATGAACCTGACCCTGGTCATCACCCGCGAAAACGGGCATCAGGAGAAAATCGAAGTGCTGTGCCGCATCGACACCCTGAACGAGGTGGAGTACTTCAAGTCCGGTGGGATCCTGCATTACGTGCTGCGGCAGTTGATCGCCTCGTAA
- a CDS encoding SRPBCC family protein: MKPVPNSFERKIMLRSPRSHVWRALVDAEAFGQWFGVALEGRRFIAGEWTQGQVTYPGYEHVLWNVLVERVEPQQLFSFRWHPYAVNPKIDYSQEPTTLVKFELQDYENGTLLKVSESGFAHIPDVRQKEAYYMDSRGWEEQLSRLEHFLAETDRAREREGG, from the coding sequence ATGAAACCAGTACCCAACAGCTTTGAACGTAAAATCATGCTCCGGTCGCCGCGCTCCCATGTCTGGCGCGCGCTGGTCGATGCCGAGGCGTTTGGCCAGTGGTTTGGCGTGGCCCTGGAGGGGCGGCGGTTTATCGCCGGCGAGTGGACCCAGGGGCAGGTCACGTACCCCGGTTATGAACATGTGCTCTGGAACGTGCTGGTGGAGCGGGTCGAGCCCCAGCAGTTGTTTTCCTTCCGCTGGCATCCCTATGCCGTGAACCCGAAAATCGACTACTCCCAAGAACCGACCACACTGGTCAAATTCGAGCTGCAGGACTATGAAAACGGCACGCTGCTGAAGGTTTCCGAGTCAGGTTTCGCGCATATTCCCGATGTCCGTCAGAAAGAGGCGTACTACATGGACAGCCGTGGCTGGGAAGAACAATTGAGCCGACTCGAACACTTTCTCGCCGAGACCGACCGGGCACGCGAGCGTGAAGGTGGCTGA
- a CDS encoding ADP-ribosylglycohydrolase family protein, with the protein MQPSLPERYHGALLGMACGDAVGTAVEFQPRGSFPPLTDMVGGGPFRLKPGQWTDDTSMALCLAESLLNKNGFDAADQMGRYLNWWQWGYLSSTGECFDIGMTVSQALDRYQHSGEPFAGSTDPYSAGNGSLMRLVPVVLFYFPDARKTRRFAADSSRTTHAAPEAIECCQLLAELLGKALEGASKAQLRTLPPTAFSETRVAAIARGEYLHKTERDIRGSGYCIESLEAALWCFQHTDSFAAAVLQAANLGDDADTTAAIVGQLAGAHYGVQGIPSGWLEKLHDGEEIAATAERLLNASRHREPC; encoded by the coding sequence ATGCAGCCCTCCCTCCCCGAACGTTACCACGGCGCCCTCCTCGGTATGGCCTGCGGCGATGCAGTGGGAACCGCCGTCGAATTCCAGCCTCGCGGCAGCTTCCCGCCCCTGACCGACATGGTCGGTGGCGGGCCGTTTCGCCTGAAGCCCGGTCAATGGACCGACGACACCTCGATGGCGTTGTGCCTGGCGGAAAGTCTGCTGAACAAAAACGGCTTCGATGCTGCTGACCAGATGGGCCGCTATCTGAACTGGTGGCAGTGGGGTTATCTGAGTTCGACCGGCGAATGTTTCGATATCGGCATGACCGTGAGTCAGGCGCTGGATCGCTATCAACACTCCGGAGAGCCGTTTGCCGGTTCCACCGATCCCTACAGTGCCGGCAATGGCTCATTGATGCGTCTGGTGCCCGTGGTGCTGTTTTATTTCCCCGATGCCCGGAAAACCAGGCGATTCGCCGCCGACAGTTCACGCACTACGCACGCGGCGCCCGAGGCCATCGAGTGCTGCCAACTGCTCGCCGAACTGCTCGGCAAAGCCCTGGAAGGCGCATCGAAAGCGCAACTGCGCACCCTGCCGCCAACAGCCTTCAGCGAGACCAGGGTGGCGGCGATTGCCCGGGGCGAGTACCTGCACAAGACAGAACGCGACATTCGCGGCAGTGGCTACTGCATCGAATCCCTGGAAGCAGCATTATGGTGCTTCCAGCACACCGACAGCTTCGCCGCAGCCGTTCTGCAAGCGGCAAATCTGGGCGATGACGCGGACACCACGGCCGCTATCGTCGGCCAGTTGGCCGGCGCCCATTACGGCGTCCAGGGAATCCCGTCCGGGTGGCTGGAGAAGCTGCATGACGGAGAAGAAATTGCAGCAACTGCAGAACGGTTGCTGAACGCATCAAGGCACCGCGAGCCTTGTTAA
- a CDS encoding lysozyme inhibitor LprI family protein, protein MYPRLLLALAPLFLTSTAHAAVDCANASDQATMNQCAAQENKAADKELNTVYQQITARLKDNPEGKKLLVSAQRARIGFRDAECKFSASGVAGGSVYPLIYNNCIASVTKTRTEALKQYLKCEEGDMSCPVPGA, encoded by the coding sequence ATGTACCCACGCCTGCTCCTGGCCCTGGCGCCATTGTTTTTGACCTCCACTGCCCACGCCGCCGTGGACTGCGCCAATGCCAGCGATCAGGCGACGATGAATCAGTGCGCCGCGCAGGAAAACAAGGCGGCGGACAAGGAGTTGAACACGGTTTATCAGCAGATTACCGCTCGGTTGAAGGACAACCCTGAAGGCAAGAAACTGCTGGTGAGCGCGCAACGGGCGCGGATCGGGTTTCGCGATGCCGAGTGCAAGTTTTCGGCATCCGGCGTGGCAGGCGGGAGTGTTTATCCGTTGATCTACAACAATTGCATCGCATCGGTGACCAAGACGCGAACCGAGGCGCTCAAGCAGTATTTGAAATGTGAGGAAGGTGACATGAGCTGCCCGGTACCCGGGGCCTGA
- the peaD gene encoding quinohemoprotein amine dehydrogenase subunit beta: MHNIKACGLAALAVLSACSLSVLADENTALQDGHEYMLTTNYPNNLHVIDLATDSLYKTCKMPDAFGPGTVQLSPDRKTAYVLNNHYADVYGVELDSCKQVFHASITQQPGEKARSMFAFTVSHDGKELYTIANPTQMLNDRYEVKQPRLDVYATDAGMDAKPIRSFPAPRQLTIMQSGDDGTLYVAGADVYKVDVKSGKFDVLIPSRHWKRPNYSAPDVLYVWNQQTYRHDFSLLYTAAKFKDKKQDPATAEYLYGLFSVDLKTGKTETTDFGPLTEIYFSGMRSPKDPNLMFGVLNRLAKYDIKQKKLIQAATLDHSYYCISFNKDGSKIYLAGTFNDVAIFDAETMKQTGSIKLPGGDMAITTAQIFVR; the protein is encoded by the coding sequence ATGCACAACATCAAAGCCTGCGGCCTTGCCGCACTCGCGGTTCTGAGCGCCTGTTCGCTCTCGGTTCTGGCCGATGAAAACACCGCGCTGCAAGACGGTCACGAGTACATGTTGACCACCAACTACCCGAACAACCTGCACGTCATCGACCTGGCGACCGACAGTTTGTACAAGACCTGCAAGATGCCCGATGCCTTTGGCCCAGGCACCGTGCAGCTGTCGCCGGATCGCAAGACCGCGTACGTGCTGAACAACCATTACGCCGATGTTTACGGTGTCGAGCTGGACAGCTGCAAGCAGGTATTCCACGCCAGCATCACCCAGCAGCCGGGCGAGAAGGCGCGGTCGATGTTCGCCTTCACCGTCAGCCATGACGGCAAGGAGCTGTACACCATCGCCAACCCGACCCAGATGCTCAACGACCGCTACGAGGTCAAACAACCGCGTCTGGACGTGTACGCCACCGATGCCGGGATGGACGCCAAACCGATACGCAGCTTTCCGGCGCCACGGCAGTTGACGATCATGCAGAGCGGCGATGACGGCACACTCTATGTGGCTGGCGCCGATGTGTACAAGGTCGATGTGAAGAGCGGCAAGTTCGACGTGCTGATCCCCAGCCGTCACTGGAAACGCCCGAACTACAGCGCGCCGGACGTGCTTTACGTGTGGAACCAGCAGACGTATCGGCATGACTTTTCGCTGCTGTACACGGCGGCGAAGTTCAAGGACAAGAAGCAGGATCCGGCCACCGCTGAATACCTGTACGGCTTGTTCAGCGTCGATCTGAAAACCGGCAAGACCGAAACCACCGATTTTGGTCCGCTGACCGAGATCTACTTCAGCGGCATGCGCTCACCGAAGGATCCGAATCTGATGTTCGGTGTGCTCAATCGTCTGGCCAAATACGACATCAAGCAGAAAAAGCTGATCCAGGCGGCGACACTGGACCATTCCTACTACTGCATTTCGTTCAACAAGGACGGCAGCAAGATCTACCTGGCCGGGACGTTCAACGACGTGGCGATTTTTGATGCCGAAACCATGAAGCAGACCGGCAGCATCAAGTTGCCGGGTGGGGATATGGCGATTACCACGGCGCAGATCTTCGTCCGTTGA
- the qhpC gene encoding quinohemoprotein amine dehydrogenase subunit gamma, with protein MKHLKAINNKALKLDQAAIDNRIEEVVAMSSVAGCASTTDPGWEIDAFGGVSSLCQPMEADLYGCSDPCWWPAQVPDMMSTYPDWNKDAQASNDNWRNLGTVFPKDK; from the coding sequence ATGAAACATCTCAAGGCAATCAATAACAAAGCGTTGAAGCTGGATCAGGCCGCGATTGATAACCGCATCGAAGAAGTGGTGGCGATGAGCTCGGTCGCGGGCTGCGCCTCGACCACCGACCCGGGTTGGGAAATCGATGCGTTCGGCGGGGTGTCGTCGCTGTGCCAGCCGATGGAAGCCGACCTGTATGGCTGCTCCGACCCATGCTGGTGGCCGGCCCAGGTGCCGGACATGATGAGCACTTACCCGGACTGGAACAAGGATGCCCAGGCGTCCAATGACAACTGGCGCAACCTCGGCACTGTCTTCCCGAAAGACAAGTGA
- the peaB gene encoding quinohemoprotein amine dehydrogenase maturation protein, producing MGAILNLVERNLHEVHVDADRMLFHIPSSSLFASDELTGTIIDALRGPGCSSEDLIQRLGARFNGEEINETLRELISLELVSDGSPLTPDIAVKRVERTAINTVVLNVNTGCNLSCTYCYKEDLDKPSAGKKMDVETAIASVEMLLRESPDEERFTVVFFGGEPLSNRKLIEYMVDYCEKRFAEAGKFVEFVMTTNATLLTEETVDYLNAHRFGLSVSIDGPKTVHDRNRITVGGQGTYDVVRRKAEMLLSRYNSRPVGARVTLTTGVTDVETIWDHLFNELGFAEVGFAPVTSGDISSFNLTNAELIEVFASMKRLGRRYLEAALEHRNIGFSNLHQLITDIHEGHKKALPCGAGLKMLAVDHKGELNLCHRFTGSSLPTFGNVHSGVKQVELNDFLSQRLDRTNTGCHDCQIRNLCSGGCYHESYARYGDPAHPTYHYCELMRDWVDFGIEVYTRIMANNPAFISSYITPRKAH from the coding sequence ATGGGCGCTATCTTGAATCTGGTCGAACGCAACCTGCACGAAGTGCACGTCGACGCCGACCGCATGCTGTTCCACATCCCCAGCAGTTCGCTGTTCGCCAGTGATGAACTGACCGGCACCATCATCGATGCGTTGCGCGGCCCCGGTTGCTCTTCGGAAGACCTGATCCAGCGCCTCGGTGCGCGGTTCAACGGCGAGGAAATCAACGAGACCCTGCGCGAGCTGATCTCGCTGGAACTGGTCAGCGATGGCTCGCCGCTGACCCCGGACATCGCGGTCAAACGCGTCGAGCGCACCGCGATCAACACCGTGGTGCTCAACGTCAACACCGGCTGCAACCTGAGCTGCACCTACTGCTACAAGGAAGACCTCGACAAGCCGTCCGCCGGCAAGAAAATGGACGTTGAAACCGCCATCGCCTCAGTGGAAATGCTACTGCGTGAATCCCCCGATGAAGAGCGCTTCACCGTGGTGTTTTTCGGCGGCGAACCGCTGAGCAATCGCAAGCTGATCGAGTACATGGTCGATTACTGCGAGAAGCGTTTTGCCGAGGCCGGCAAGTTCGTCGAATTCGTGATGACCACCAACGCCACGCTGCTCACCGAAGAAACCGTGGACTACCTGAATGCCCACCGCTTCGGGCTGTCAGTGAGCATCGACGGACCGAAAACCGTGCACGACCGCAACCGCATCACCGTGGGCGGGCAGGGCACCTATGACGTGGTGCGGCGCAAGGCCGAAATGCTGCTGTCGCGCTACAACAGCCGCCCGGTCGGCGCGCGGGTGACCCTGACTACCGGCGTCACCGACGTCGAAACCATCTGGGATCACCTGTTCAACGAACTGGGTTTTGCCGAGGTCGGATTTGCTCCGGTGACCTCCGGCGACATCAGCAGTTTCAACCTGACCAACGCTGAGTTGATCGAAGTCTTCGCCAGCATGAAACGCCTCGGTCGGCGTTATCTGGAGGCTGCGCTGGAGCACCGCAATATCGGTTTCTCCAACCTGCATCAGTTGATCACCGACATCCACGAAGGCCACAAAAAGGCCCTGCCCTGCGGTGCCGGGCTGAAGATGCTGGCGGTCGATCACAAGGGCGAACTGAACCTGTGCCATCGCTTCACCGGCTCGTCGCTGCCGACCTTCGGCAACGTCCACAGTGGCGTTAAACAGGTTGAGTTGAACGACTTTCTGTCCCAGCGTCTGGATCGCACCAACACCGGTTGCCATGACTGTCAGATCCGTAACCTGTGCTCCGGCGGCTGCTACCACGAGAGCTACGCCCGCTACGGCGATCCGGCCCACCCGACCTATCACTACTGCGAACTGATGCGTGACTGGGTCGACTTCGGCATCGAGGTCTACACCCGGATCATGGCCAACAACCCTGCGTTCATCAGCAGCTACATCACTCCGCGCAAGGCTCACTGA